The genomic window GGGACACGATTGCTGCATGCAGTGTGCTTACCATGTACTTCTTTGGCTAGGTGATGTTGACTAAAAATCAGGTGCTAGTGGCACTGCCAAATTCATATGGACGCCGCCCCATTGGAGAGACAACATCTGTATGGTCGGGTTGCCATTTTGACATACTTTGTATATATGGCTATACAAAAAGTACGTACCGGGAATCCCCTCGGGGACTTGCCTATAATAACACTTGAAGTATGTAAAGAGAGGAACTCGACCGTTTCTCGGCCATGAATTATCATCTGCACGCACACGGCAAACCAAAGCATTTATTGCCTAATATCATACTTTGAATCTGAATTAGTTAAACATGTAAATTAAAGAACCATTTCACTACTCCAAACACCCCCGCGGCACAATTCAGCATGCCTTCCAGAatcatcgtcatcggcaGCGGATTTGCTGGCCTCTACAGCGCCCTGTCCGCAAGGCGTCTCGTCAGCATCCATCGCAGAGAGAAACCAGACGTTAAAGACATTGCAGTCTGCGTCATCGCCCCCGAGCCTAGCCTGGTCATAATACCTCGCCTGTACCTCGCCAACCCCTAGCAAATGACCGCTGCCCTGGAAGACCCCTTCAAGACGACCGGCATTCGCTTCATCCAAGGCTACGTTGAGAAGATCCTCCCGGAGGACAAACACCTGCTGGTTGGTGCTACAGACGGGACAAGCTCCAGCGAAAGCTACGACCGCCTGATTGTAGCGGCCGGGAGCCAGCTGGCCCATCCGGACATCCCTGGGCCTAAAGAACACAGCTTTGCAGTCACAGCTTGGAGAAGGCGGTGGAGCTAGAGAAGCCCCTTCGAGGTCTGCCGTACTTACCCGAGAGTGAGGCTCGCAACCCAGTTGTCGTTTGCGGTGCAGGATTCACCGGCATAGAGACCGCCGCAGAGCTCCCCGCCCGTCTGAGGAATATACTCGGCCAGGAAACCTCAGTCcacgtcgtcctcgtcgatcGAGCTTGGCCCTGAGTCCGCGGCCGTTCATCAAGGAAGCACTTCAGGTCTTGCGCGTGGAGACCCGCCTCGGTTCGGAGGCTGTGGCTGTGGAAGCTGATGGCGTCATCCTCGGATCCGGAGAGAAGATCCA from Pyricularia oryzae 70-15 chromosome 4, whole genome shotgun sequence includes these protein-coding regions:
- a CDS encoding FAD-dependent pyridine nucleotide-disulfide oxidoreductase; its protein translation is MPSRIIVIGSGFAGLYSALSARRLVSIHRREKPDQMTAALEDPFKTTGIRFIQGYVEKILPEDKHLLVGATDGTSSSESYDRLIVAAGSQLAHPDIPGPKEHSFAVTAWRRRDRRRAPRPSEEYTRPGNLSPRRPRRSSLALSPRPFIKEALQVLRVETRLGSEAVAVEADGVILGSGEKIQATTVVWTAGVRATSLTDQIQVKQDGLGRLTVDESLQVADITGVYAAGDAAHAKVDTDGHPVIMSCQHAMPLGRVAGYNAAASLLGLNPTPYSQPLYATCLALGSYGSLISWGWDRQVMLAGPKVKPLKQYINRVLIYPPGANETEAFAAADPGWSYPEFPAIPLPVQ